Proteins encoded within one genomic window of Gigantopelta aegis isolate Gae_Host chromosome 2, Gae_host_genome, whole genome shotgun sequence:
- the LOC121386010 gene encoding uncharacterized protein LOC121386010 isoform X1 has protein sequence MSQQRLHSQVSEDAVADFHSRESNGGQQQRSAGQSAAERNRGSLGQTQGQRRNGKKTAPDARSVDSGYSDASFSSTDASVSEYRDNPSIGLSPNRVEGYESQSISQTSNSSSDTSQIITSVSRNVSNLIDNNVNLSSSSSSSSLPNPEVEGCSSVASRLDSIARESYTDEEVEEYTWAMPYELKEEYQDAMILYSDMDKDEVELFYSSLLKNVRLRDHKSPKVVKFEEFAVSIGSKIKTLEFGLERCTYAFIFLTENFIKDTWAEFSGETCLMEAIYNPEKRWCVVPVFTQPKRNCTFKVPSSINSLKGVQYWSGSSDKFYNDSVKKLLDEKLHIRKRSEAVLRKKRRHWLKEYKTKEFLEKIEDEREERQQEERLKAQVHHAQSMPNMMEHQQKVQLHQSYSIPAGPLVNNQTQSLYMYPQQMFADQYQQSMYQNNPSCCLPVTESGTPNNQTGQLALLRSHLSGSSLSMSCSGQENQQSSASWREPPSSLDSNVVADAPNSLRQQSINHSAYQGYAQQGMGLMGSHHAIPQQMSGHMPVHTHAGHDNWAMAGPQYTNRRLPDHVNMESMQAMAGPQNTPPNVGGNMSEQRYGSQGNQAMVGPQSMAGPQNVSGHGRGMQTVVGPSGMASNVAEMRSHQNMSPNMTGMGAGQGSVSGMESVMMQKMSTLSGHEPVRSMETNVYPQGVPHNMVGTLTDQEHARDTKTKIGPQTVTQNMTGKPMPQDGSRFNYAMPNAMPNAMSQMGPGSYRTDISGLTRGETGGEYDARHVIIHNHYYPPTSEQMRPLNIINPGVVQIGESNVVSGPTDGISSTAPPEQMEEHDDEDTESESTLVEESDRGMQSQAFRNILDMPDPHNPAPVSQDNLPSDDPTAFITPHQYNPGLHGTQLKYVEESVPSNVQSGHQRQQQQVFPCYPAPRASTPVALGEPAAAPFRSMINKSLNAMPRPVCVTGPMQQSVRGTAPGQTVEGSRPMLNITAQKPGRATVSNLASRMDQLQMEQTVKKFVDDPSVPIPSIGCAIQDVVFEQTTAKTVDDQHETREQGYEDVDDDDLFDQTLLKQHHVSPVSPSAFTGSRPDCVTTSSDKSTTAVNSPFGLLSNTDELESKNPSPEGDPKIDHTTVQDGHCDTCGVVVIDDGSVLESLPVSVALCDARSYSSSVDPDFGAAGISPENSFNSNSKFIVSGAFGDKKNSSNEVTCMTEDHPVDEKCSTM, from the exons ATGTCCCAGCAGCGACTGCACAGCCAAGTCTCCGAAGATGCTGTTGCCGACTTTCATTCGAGGGAATCCA ACGGAGGTCAACAACAGCGGTCTGCAGGTCAGTCTGCAGCAGAGAGAAATCGAGGAAGTTTGGGACAGACTCAAGGGCAGAGAAGAAATGGCAAAAAGACTGCACCAGATGCCA GATCGGTGGACAGTGGATATTCTGATGCAAGTTTTTCATCAACTGATGCAAGTGTTTCTGAATACAGAGACAATCCTAGTATTGGTCTGAGCCCAAATCGAGTCGAAGGCTACGAGTCCCAGTCCATCAGTCAGACATCAAACTCTTCAAGTGACACTTCGCAGATTATAACATCAGTGAGCCGCAACGTGTCTAATCTCATTGACAATAATGTGAATCTTTCATCCAGTTCGAGTTCTTCATCTCTTCCCAATCCCGAGGTAGAGGGTTGCTCTAGTGTAGCGTCCAGGTTGGACTCCATTGCCCGCGAGTCGTACACAGATGAAGAGGTTGAAGAATATACCTGGGCGATGCCGTATGAATTGAAGGAGGAGTACCAGGATGCTATGATTTTATACAGCGATATGGATAAAGATGAGgtggaattattttattccagTCTGTTGAAGAACGTACGTCTGAGGGACCACAAAAGTCCTAAAGTTGTCAAGTTCGAGGAATTTGCTGTTTCAATTGGCTCAAAGATTAAAACTTTAGAGTTCGGGTTAGAGCGCTGTACTTatgcatttatatttttaactgaaaattttattaaagataCTTGGGCAGAGTTTTCAGGTGAAACCTGTTTGATGGAAGCCATCTACAACCCAGAGAAGCGCTGGTGTGTTGTGCCTGTTTTCACTCAACCAAAGAGGAATTGCACCTTTAAGGTACCTTCGAGCATTAATTCACTGAAAGGAGTCCAGTACTGGAGTGGTTCCAGTGACAAATTTTACAATGACTCGGTTAAGAAGCTTTTAGATGAAAAGCTTCATATTCGAAAAAGAAGTGAAGCTGTTTTAAGGAAAAAACGGAGACACTGGCTTAAGGAATACAAGACTAAGGAATTTTTGGAAAAGATTGAGGACGAAAGAGAGGAAAGGCAGCAGGAGGAGAGATTAAAAGCTCAGGTCCATCATGCACAGTCAATGCCTAACATGATGGAACATCAGCAGAAAGTACAGCTACACCAATCATACAGCATACCAGCTGGTCCTCTTGTAAATAACCAAACTCAAAGTCTGTATATGTATCCGCAACAGATGTTCGCAGACCAGTATCAGCAATCTATGTACCAGAATAATCCAAGTTGCTGTCTTCCTGTCACTGAATCGGGGACACCTAATAATCAGACAGGACAGCTGGCCCTTTTAAGAAGTCACTTGAGTGGGTCAAGTCTATCAATGTCCTGTTCAGGTCAAGAAAACCAACAGTCTAGTGCATCGTGGAGAGAACCGCCATCTTCTCTTGACAGTAATGTTGTTGCTGATGCTCCAAATTCTTTGAGGCAGCAATCCATAAACCATTCAGCATACCAGGGGTATGCACAACAAGGTATGGGATTGATGGGTAGTCATCATGCTATTCCACAACAGATGTCTGGACATATGCCAGTCCACACACATGCAGGTCATGATAACTGGGCAATGGCTGGTCCACAATATACAAATAGAAGGCTCCCAGATCATGTAAATATGGAAAGTATGCAAGCAATGGCTGGTCCTCAAAATACACCACCAAATGTGGGTGGAAATATGTCGGAGCAGAGATATGGGAGTCAAGGCAACCAAGCAATGGTTGGTCCTCAAAGTATGGCTGGTCCACAGAATGTTTCTGGACATGGTAGAGGTATGCAGACAGTGGTTGGCCCTTCAGGCATGGCATCAAATGTGGCTGAAATGAGAAGTCATCAGAATATGTCTCCAAATATGACTGGAATGGGGGCAGGACAGGGTTCTGTGAGTGGTATGGAATCGGTGATGATGCAGAAAATGTCAACGCTGTCAGGTCATGAACCTGTGAGAAGTatggaaacaaatgtttatCCTCAGGGTGTGCCACACAACATGGTAGGAACACTGACGGACCAGGAGCATGCTAGAGATACAAAAACAAAGATTGGTCCTCAAACTGTGACACAAAATATGACTGGGAAACCGATGCCACAGGATGGTAGTCGATTCAATTATGCAATGCCAAATGCAATGCCAAATGCTATGTCACAAATGGGACCAGGATCATACAGAACTGATATCAGTGGATTGACACGAGGAGAAACTGGAGGTGAATATGATGCGAGGCATGTTATCATCCACAATCACTATTATCCACCAACATCGGAACAAATGAGGCCACTGAACATCATTAATCCTGGTGTTGTCCAGATTGGAGAATCTAATGTGGTAAGCGGACCTACTGATGGCATATCCTCCACAGCACCTCCTGAACAAATGGAAGAACATGATGACGAGGATACGGAGAGTGAAAGCACTTTAGTAGAAGAGAGTGACAGAGGCATGCAGTCTCAGGCTTTCAG AAATATTTTGGACATGCCTGATCCACACAATCCAGCACCAGTTTCACAGGATAACCTGCCGAGTGACGATCCTACAGCATTCATCACACCACACCAGTACAATCCCGGACTGCACGGCACTCAGCTGAAGTACGTCGAGGAATCAGTCCCATCCAACGTGCAATCCGGACACCAGAGACAGCAACAGCAAGTGTTTCCATGTTATCCTGCTCCAAGAGCAAGCACACCTGTGGCACTTGGAGAACCAGCTGCTGCTCCGTTCAGATCTATGATTAACAAATCGCTGAATGCAATGCCCAGGCCTGTTTGCGTCACTGGACCCATGCAGCAGAGTGTAAGAGGCACTGCGCCGGGGCAGACTGTTGAAGGATCCAGACCCATGCTGAATATTACTGCACAGAAGCCTGGCCGTGCAACAGTGTCAAATCTGGCATCTCGAATGGACCAACTTCAAATGGAGCAGACAGTGAAAAAGTTTGTTGATGATCCATCGGTACCGATTCCGAGCATTGGATGTGCCATACAAGATGTTGTGTTTGAACAGACAACAGCAAAGACAGTCGATGATCAGCATGAGACAAGAGAACAAGGATACGAGGATGTGGATGATGATGACTTATTTGATCAGACGTTACTCAAGCAGCACCACGTAAGTCCTGTATCTCCTTCTGCTTTCACGGGTTCTAGACCAGACTGTGTGACCACATCTTCAGACAAATCCACCACAGCTGTGAACTCGCCCTTTGGTCTTCTTTCTAACACAG atgagTTAGAGAGTAAAAATCCCAGCCCAGAAGGAGACCCTAAGATAGACCACACCACCGTACAAGATGGACACTGTGATACCTGTGGCGTCGTCGTCATCGACGATGGATCAGTTTTAGAGTCATTGCCAGTGAGCGTGGCGCTATGTGATGCCAGGTCTTACAGCAGTTCAGTGGATCCTGATTTTGGCGCTGCAGGGATCAGTCCGGAAAATTCTTTTAACTCCAATAGTAAATTTATTGTGTCTGGTGCCTTTGGTGATAAGAAGAATTCAAGTAATGAAGTGACATGCATGACCGAAGATCATCCAGTTGATGAGAAATGTAGTACTATGTAG
- the LOC121386010 gene encoding uncharacterized protein LOC121386010 isoform X2, translated as MSQQRLHSQVSEDAVADFHSRESNGGQQQRSAGQSAAERNRGSLGQTQGQRRNGKKTAPDARSVDSGYSDASFSSTDASVSEYRDNPSIGLSPNRVEGYESQSISQTSNSSSDTSQIITSVSRNVSNLIDNNVNLSSSSSSSSLPNPEVEGCSSVASRLDSIARESYTDEEVEEYTWAMPYELKEEYQDAMILYSDMDKDEVELFYSSLLKNVRLRDHKSPKVVKFEEFAVSIGSKIKTLEFGLERCTYAFIFLTENFIKDTWAEFSGETCLMEAIYNPEKRWCVVPVFTQPKRNCTFKVPSSINSLKGVQYWSGSSDKFYNDSVKKLLDEKLHIRKRSEAVLRKKRRHWLKEYKTKEFLEKIEDEREERQQEERLKAQVHHAQSMPNMMEHQQKVQLHQSYSIPAGPLVNNQTQSLYMYPQQMFADQYQQSMYQNNPSCCLPVTESGTPNNQTGQLALLRSHLSGSSLSMSCSGQENQQSSASWREPPSSLDSNVVADAPNSLRQQSINHSAYQGYAQQGMGLMGSHHAIPQQMSGHMPVHTHAGHDNWAMAGPQYTNRRLPDHVNMESMQAMAGPQNTPPNVGGNMSEQRYGSQGNQAMVGPQSMAGPQNVSGHGRGMQTVVGPSGMASNVAEMRSHQNMSPNMTGMGAGQGSVSGMESVMMQKMSTLSGHEPVRSMETNVYPQGVPHNMVGTLTDQEHARDTKTKIGPQTVTQNMTGKPMPQDGSRFNYAMPNAMPNAMSQMGPGSYRTDISGLTRGETGGEYDARHVIIHNHYYPPTSEQMRPLNIINPGVVQIGESNVVSGPTDGISSTAPPEQMEEHDDEDTESESTLVEESDRGMQSQAFRNILDMPDPHNPAPVSQDNLPSDDPTAFITPHQYNPGLHGTQLKYVEESVPSNVQSGHQRQQQQVFPCYPAPRASTPVALGEPAAAPFRSMINKSLNAMPRPVCVTGPMQQSVRGTAPGQTVEGSRPMLNITAQKPGRATVSNLASRMDQLQMEQTVKKFVDDPSVPIPSIGCAIQDVVFEQTTAKTVDDQHETREQGYEDVDDDDLFDQTLLKQHHMS; from the exons ATGTCCCAGCAGCGACTGCACAGCCAAGTCTCCGAAGATGCTGTTGCCGACTTTCATTCGAGGGAATCCA ACGGAGGTCAACAACAGCGGTCTGCAGGTCAGTCTGCAGCAGAGAGAAATCGAGGAAGTTTGGGACAGACTCAAGGGCAGAGAAGAAATGGCAAAAAGACTGCACCAGATGCCA GATCGGTGGACAGTGGATATTCTGATGCAAGTTTTTCATCAACTGATGCAAGTGTTTCTGAATACAGAGACAATCCTAGTATTGGTCTGAGCCCAAATCGAGTCGAAGGCTACGAGTCCCAGTCCATCAGTCAGACATCAAACTCTTCAAGTGACACTTCGCAGATTATAACATCAGTGAGCCGCAACGTGTCTAATCTCATTGACAATAATGTGAATCTTTCATCCAGTTCGAGTTCTTCATCTCTTCCCAATCCCGAGGTAGAGGGTTGCTCTAGTGTAGCGTCCAGGTTGGACTCCATTGCCCGCGAGTCGTACACAGATGAAGAGGTTGAAGAATATACCTGGGCGATGCCGTATGAATTGAAGGAGGAGTACCAGGATGCTATGATTTTATACAGCGATATGGATAAAGATGAGgtggaattattttattccagTCTGTTGAAGAACGTACGTCTGAGGGACCACAAAAGTCCTAAAGTTGTCAAGTTCGAGGAATTTGCTGTTTCAATTGGCTCAAAGATTAAAACTTTAGAGTTCGGGTTAGAGCGCTGTACTTatgcatttatatttttaactgaaaattttattaaagataCTTGGGCAGAGTTTTCAGGTGAAACCTGTTTGATGGAAGCCATCTACAACCCAGAGAAGCGCTGGTGTGTTGTGCCTGTTTTCACTCAACCAAAGAGGAATTGCACCTTTAAGGTACCTTCGAGCATTAATTCACTGAAAGGAGTCCAGTACTGGAGTGGTTCCAGTGACAAATTTTACAATGACTCGGTTAAGAAGCTTTTAGATGAAAAGCTTCATATTCGAAAAAGAAGTGAAGCTGTTTTAAGGAAAAAACGGAGACACTGGCTTAAGGAATACAAGACTAAGGAATTTTTGGAAAAGATTGAGGACGAAAGAGAGGAAAGGCAGCAGGAGGAGAGATTAAAAGCTCAGGTCCATCATGCACAGTCAATGCCTAACATGATGGAACATCAGCAGAAAGTACAGCTACACCAATCATACAGCATACCAGCTGGTCCTCTTGTAAATAACCAAACTCAAAGTCTGTATATGTATCCGCAACAGATGTTCGCAGACCAGTATCAGCAATCTATGTACCAGAATAATCCAAGTTGCTGTCTTCCTGTCACTGAATCGGGGACACCTAATAATCAGACAGGACAGCTGGCCCTTTTAAGAAGTCACTTGAGTGGGTCAAGTCTATCAATGTCCTGTTCAGGTCAAGAAAACCAACAGTCTAGTGCATCGTGGAGAGAACCGCCATCTTCTCTTGACAGTAATGTTGTTGCTGATGCTCCAAATTCTTTGAGGCAGCAATCCATAAACCATTCAGCATACCAGGGGTATGCACAACAAGGTATGGGATTGATGGGTAGTCATCATGCTATTCCACAACAGATGTCTGGACATATGCCAGTCCACACACATGCAGGTCATGATAACTGGGCAATGGCTGGTCCACAATATACAAATAGAAGGCTCCCAGATCATGTAAATATGGAAAGTATGCAAGCAATGGCTGGTCCTCAAAATACACCACCAAATGTGGGTGGAAATATGTCGGAGCAGAGATATGGGAGTCAAGGCAACCAAGCAATGGTTGGTCCTCAAAGTATGGCTGGTCCACAGAATGTTTCTGGACATGGTAGAGGTATGCAGACAGTGGTTGGCCCTTCAGGCATGGCATCAAATGTGGCTGAAATGAGAAGTCATCAGAATATGTCTCCAAATATGACTGGAATGGGGGCAGGACAGGGTTCTGTGAGTGGTATGGAATCGGTGATGATGCAGAAAATGTCAACGCTGTCAGGTCATGAACCTGTGAGAAGTatggaaacaaatgtttatCCTCAGGGTGTGCCACACAACATGGTAGGAACACTGACGGACCAGGAGCATGCTAGAGATACAAAAACAAAGATTGGTCCTCAAACTGTGACACAAAATATGACTGGGAAACCGATGCCACAGGATGGTAGTCGATTCAATTATGCAATGCCAAATGCAATGCCAAATGCTATGTCACAAATGGGACCAGGATCATACAGAACTGATATCAGTGGATTGACACGAGGAGAAACTGGAGGTGAATATGATGCGAGGCATGTTATCATCCACAATCACTATTATCCACCAACATCGGAACAAATGAGGCCACTGAACATCATTAATCCTGGTGTTGTCCAGATTGGAGAATCTAATGTGGTAAGCGGACCTACTGATGGCATATCCTCCACAGCACCTCCTGAACAAATGGAAGAACATGATGACGAGGATACGGAGAGTGAAAGCACTTTAGTAGAAGAGAGTGACAGAGGCATGCAGTCTCAGGCTTTCAG AAATATTTTGGACATGCCTGATCCACACAATCCAGCACCAGTTTCACAGGATAACCTGCCGAGTGACGATCCTACAGCATTCATCACACCACACCAGTACAATCCCGGACTGCACGGCACTCAGCTGAAGTACGTCGAGGAATCAGTCCCATCCAACGTGCAATCCGGACACCAGAGACAGCAACAGCAAGTGTTTCCATGTTATCCTGCTCCAAGAGCAAGCACACCTGTGGCACTTGGAGAACCAGCTGCTGCTCCGTTCAGATCTATGATTAACAAATCGCTGAATGCAATGCCCAGGCCTGTTTGCGTCACTGGACCCATGCAGCAGAGTGTAAGAGGCACTGCGCCGGGGCAGACTGTTGAAGGATCCAGACCCATGCTGAATATTACTGCACAGAAGCCTGGCCGTGCAACAGTGTCAAATCTGGCATCTCGAATGGACCAACTTCAAATGGAGCAGACAGTGAAAAAGTTTGTTGATGATCCATCGGTACCGATTCCGAGCATTGGATGTGCCATACAAGATGTTGTGTTTGAACAGACAACAGCAAAGACAGTCGATGATCAGCATGAGACAAGAGAACAAGGATACGAGGATGTGGATGATGATGACTTATTTGATCAGACGTTACTCAAGCAGCACCAC atgagTTAG